The following are encoded in a window of Artemia franciscana chromosome 19, ASM3288406v1, whole genome shotgun sequence genomic DNA:
- the LOC136039269 gene encoding probable arginine--tRNA ligase, cytoplasmic isoform X2, whose translation MLNRQVKYFTLFLLATRTTLNEDYVNDVLGISAVLVNDLKQRRQKDYVFNWEKILASQGDTGVKLQYTHSRLCSLKKNSGIASIPPSSAINFSSLIEEEAINLVRHLLRFEEIILRCHDELEPCILVAYLFQLWSVKNYRTAKELKIRGLVERLMFGFHQRGRFSLTMVEDTLDILASQVGEK comes from the exons TTTCTTTTAGCAACAAGGACAACCTTAAACGAAGATTACGTCAATGACGTCCTGGGAATATCTGCAGTTTTAGTGAATGATTTGAAGCAAAGACGTCAGAAAGACTACGTTTTCAACTGGGAGAAAATTCTAGCT AGTCAAGGTGACACCGGTGTTAAGCTACAATATACTCATAGTCGTTTATGCAGCTTAAAGAAGAACAGTGGCATTGCCAGCATTCCCCCATCAAGTGCAATCAACTTTAGCAGCCTTATAGAAGAAGAAGCAATCAATCTAGTGAGACATCTTTTAAG atttgaagaaataattcttaGATGTCATGACGAATTGGAGCCATGTATTCTGGTCGCTTACCTGTTTCAGCTTTG GTCCGTAAAGAATTACAGAACTGCGAAGGAGTTGAAAATCCGCGGTTTAGTTGAACGACTGATGTTCGGTTTTCACCAAAGGGGACGGTTCAGCCTGACCATGGTAGAAGACACTTTGGATATCCTTGCTTCTCAGGTCGGGGAGAAGTGA
- the LOC136039269 gene encoding probable arginine--tRNA ligase, cytoplasmic isoform X1, translated as MLNRQVKYFTLFLLATRTTLNEDYVNDVLGISAVLVNDLKQRRQKDYVFNWEKILASQGDTGVKLQYTHSRLCSLKKNSGIASIPPSSAINFSSLIEEEAINLVRHLLRFEEIILRCHDELEPCILVAYLFQLCNFVSVALRALQVKSQPANVAEARLLLFICAKNVLAEGMRILGLTPLEEM; from the exons TTTCTTTTAGCAACAAGGACAACCTTAAACGAAGATTACGTCAATGACGTCCTGGGAATATCTGCAGTTTTAGTGAATGATTTGAAGCAAAGACGTCAGAAAGACTACGTTTTCAACTGGGAGAAAATTCTAGCT AGTCAAGGTGACACCGGTGTTAAGCTACAATATACTCATAGTCGTTTATGCAGCTTAAAGAAGAACAGTGGCATTGCCAGCATTCCCCCATCAAGTGCAATCAACTTTAGCAGCCTTATAGAAGAAGAAGCAATCAATCTAGTGAGACATCTTTTAAG atttgaagaaataattcttaGATGTCATGACGAATTGGAGCCATGTATTCTGGTCGCTTACCTGTTTCAGCTTTG tAATTTTGTGAGTGTTGCGCTTCGAGCACTTCAAGTTAAAAGTCAACCAGCAAATGTGGCTGAAGCCAGGCTGTTACTGTTTATATGTGCCAAGAATGTTCTCGCTGAAGGTATGCGAATCCTTGGACTAACGCCACTCGAGGAGATGTAG